Part of the Flavobacterium okayamense genome, ATTTTCTACTAACGGTTTTGCCATAACATTAGCATTTTGCAACGGATTGCCAATGCTATCTTGTACAACGCCTGTTAGGGTTTGGGAAAAAGTAAAAAATGGTAATAAAATAAATGTAAATAAGAGATTACGCATTAATTCATTTTAGTTTTTTCAACAAATTCATCTTGAGTAATTACCTTATTATTTGGAATGTAGATTTTAATTTCTTCTTTAAAAAATTCTATTTTTTTTGCAACTAACTTTGTTTTATTATATTCTAATTCTAATATTAAACCTGGTAATCCCATATAACCATTTGGTCCGTAATTAAAATTTATTTGAGGTGTATACCATGCCGTTATCTCTCTTGAACCTGCATTACCATGTCTTGTCGTAAAATTAATAGTACACATTGCTTTGTAACAAACATAATTATCTATAGTTTTTGAATCATCTAATAAAATCCAATTAAAATCATTATCAACTTTCAAATTGACATCATCAATAGTCCTAAAAAGCTCATTGTTAACCTTTGAGAAATAATAAGAGTTTATTAAATATATAGCATTTGCAAGTTTTTCTATTTTTTCTTGTTTTTCATCTTTTTGAATGGTTTTTTCTTCGTTAAAAACAAACCCCTTACTATTTGCTTGAAGTATAAATTTCTTGTCGTTAAAACTTGAATTTATTTTATCTGTTAATGCGTTAATTTTTTCATTATCAGAGTTTTTAGTCAACATAGGTTCTACCGAAGTAGAATATTCTACTTTTAAAGATTTGTAGCTCTGTGAGTAAATAGAATAGGAAATAAAAAATAAAAACAGTATAGTCTTTTTCATAATTTTATAAATAAAAATCAAGGGCATTTTTCATGCCCTTGATAATAGTTGATTAATTGTCACATAAATCGTATGCCGCCAATATAATTTGCCCTGCCTCAACGTCAGAGTATTCACAACCATGTAACGCTTCTAAATCATCTAATACTTGAAAAGAAAATGCAATACAAGGATCATTTCTTAAAACTTCAACAGATTCAATTTTTTCATTATTTGCCATACCAGCAAAAGATAAAGTCACAAGTGCAACTGCACTAAACATTAATTTCTTCATTTTTTAAAATTTTGTTTTTGAAATTGTTTCTTTTTACGATTTCAATTGTTAAACATTTCATTACTGGTGCACCGTTACAAACTTAAAAGGTTTTCTTACAAAGTTGGATACAGATTTTCTATACATTTTGTTAAAGTTTCACTTTTTGTAACTTGTTGTTTTACAAAGAAAAAAGAAAATTAAGCGTTAAAATTATATTGATTTTAATCGTTTTTTGTGTTTTTTAAAACAAAATAAAGTTCATTTTTATTGCATTTAATATTATAAATTAAGTTAAAGAAGTTGCCTTTTTGTTTTAATCTGTCAAAGTATTTTTTAAATCAGCCATTCTTGTTCTAATGATTTCTTGATATTCCTCGTGAGAAATTAATTTCCCTTCTTTACTAAATTCGACATTAATATTTTTAGAAAGAACAATTTTATTTGCTATAAACGTCGTATTTCTATCTGTTAATTCTAAAATTAAACCCGGCAAACCAAAATAGCCTTTTGGTCCAAAAGAATAAGGTAATTCAGGACAAAACCATGCTGTAATCGTTTTTGTTTGAGTTCCTTTGCTTGTTCTATATTCAATTTCTTGTATCGCTTTATAACATATAAGTTTATCTATAAGCTTAGTTTCATTTAAAAATTTCCAATTGTTTTGAAGACTAGTATAAACTAAAAACTCTTTGTCTTTAAAAACACCTAATGAACTTGCAGAATTATTATAATAGCTCTTATTTTCTTTTAAAACAGTTAAAATTTTATTTCTACAGTTTGCCCAAGCTATTGCAAATTTTACCTCTGAATCTTCAATAGACTCAACCAATGAGAACACTGATTCTTCTTTATTAAAAACTAATTTTAAATTAATTTTATCGCTTCCTGCAATAGCTTTTTGTTGCATTAAATCAACTCTAGAAGATTTTTCTTTTAAAGTAGAATCAATTGCAAAAACAACTTTATAATAAACTTCTCCGCCCATTTCTTGTGAATACGAAAGAAGTTGAAAAACTAGGAAAAATAATACAATCGTTTTTTTCATTTCTATAATACTGAATAAAAGTTAATTTCTATCAAATTCTTTCATAAAAGCTTCACCCACTTTATTTTGGTAATCTTGATCTGCAATTTTGATTCCTTTAGTTGGTAAAACAATAGGCTCATCTAGAGGTTTAAACTCGATTTTTATTGCGCCAAAAACATTATTCCACTCTTGAAGTTCTAGAATTAAACCTGGTAAACCACCATAACCTGCTGGTCCAAATGAATAGGGTAATTCTGGGCAAAACCAAGCAATTACAGGGTGATGAAACTCTCCCTTTCCATTTATTACAATGTATTCTGAAGTAGCTTTATAACACGTATAATTATCAATTTTTTTAGTTTCATTGGTTAAAACCCAATTTTTATTTAACGGCGAAGCTATTAAATATTTATTCTCAGTAAAAACACCTTCCTGATTATTATGATATAAAGTATCATTGTAAATAAACTTAGGTTTTACACATCTACTTGCCATTAATACACTGGAAATATTTTGTTCACCCATTCCCATTGTTTGTATATTCTCAAACTTTGAAATTGTATCACTAAAAACCAACTTAAATTCTAAAAATTTAGCTGCTTTAATTTGCTCGGAAAATATTTTGCCTATATATGGGCTTTCTAATAATTTTTTATCTTCTAATATTTTAAAGTTATAAGTAATTGTAGCGCTTTGTGAATAGCAAATTGTATTTAATAATAAAGCTAAAATTATTTTTTTCATTTTATTCAATCTTATATGAATTGTAAACATAAAAACTTCCTTACAAAAAGCAGATACAGAAAATATGTGTTTTTTGTTAAATTTTTATAACATTAAAAAAGTGGTTTTCGTATATTTCATAAAGAATAAAACAAAAAAAGCCCTGCAAATGCAGGGCTTTTTTTTATATCGTTTAAAGAAAATTATTTTTTCTCTTCTTCCTTAGTTTCTGTAGCTTCAGCTTTTTCTTCAACACCACCATTTGAAGCTTTAAACTCGTCGTTTAACTGTTTTAAAACTTCTTCAGTAATATCATAACCTTCTTTAGCATATAAAACTGTTGCAGCATCTCCAGTTCCGTAAATATAATCGTAACCTTGCTTTTTG contains:
- a CDS encoding GLPGLI family protein, which translates into the protein MKKTILFLFFISYSIYSQSYKSLKVEYSTSVEPMLTKNSDNEKINALTDKINSSFNDKKFILQANSKGFVFNEEKTIQKDEKQEKIEKLANAIYLINSYYFSKVNNELFRTIDDVNLKVDNDFNWILLDDSKTIDNYVCYKAMCTINFTTRHGNAGSREITAWYTPQINFNYGPNGYMGLPGLILELEYNKTKLVAKKIEFFKEEIKIYIPNNKVITQDEFVEKTKMN
- a CDS encoding GLPGLI family protein, yielding MKKTIVLFFLVFQLLSYSQEMGGEVYYKVVFAIDSTLKEKSSRVDLMQQKAIAGSDKINLKLVFNKEESVFSLVESIEDSEVKFAIAWANCRNKILTVLKENKSYYNNSASSLGVFKDKEFLVYTSLQNNWKFLNETKLIDKLICYKAIQEIEYRTSKGTQTKTITAWFCPELPYSFGPKGYFGLPGLILELTDRNTTFIANKIVLSKNINVEFSKEGKLISHEEYQEIIRTRMADLKNTLTD
- a CDS encoding GLPGLI family protein, giving the protein MKKIILALLLNTICYSQSATITYNFKILEDKKLLESPYIGKIFSEQIKAAKFLEFKLVFSDTISKFENIQTMGMGEQNISSVLMASRCVKPKFIYNDTLYHNNQEGVFTENKYLIASPLNKNWVLTNETKKIDNYTCYKATSEYIVINGKGEFHHPVIAWFCPELPYSFGPAGYGGLPGLILELQEWNNVFGAIKIEFKPLDEPIVLPTKGIKIADQDYQNKVGEAFMKEFDRN